In a genomic window of Meleagris gallopavo isolate NT-WF06-2002-E0010 breed Aviagen turkey brand Nicholas breeding stock chromosome 1, Turkey_5.1, whole genome shotgun sequence:
- the POU1F1 gene encoding pituitary-specific positive transcription factor 1 isoform X2 — translation MTCQAFASSDNFVPLNSDSSPSLPLIMHHSAAECLPVSNHATSVVSTAGLHYSVPSCHYGNQTSTYGVMTGSLTPCLYKFPEHALSASSCALGHSFTPMHQTLLSDDPTAADFKQEFRRKSKSVEEPVDMDSPEIRELEKFANEFKLRRIKLGYTQTNVGEALAAVHGSEFSQTTICRFENLQLSFKNACKLKSILSKWLEEAEQVGALYNEKVGVNERKRKRRTTISIAAKEALERHFGEQSKPSSQEIMRMAEGLNLEKEVVRVWFCNRRQREKRVKTSLHQNAFSSIIKEHHECR, via the exons ATGACTTGCCAAGCATTTGCTTCATCCGACAATTTTGTACCCTTGAATTCTGACtcttctccctccctgcctctgATAATGCATCACAGCGCAGCAGAGTGCCTGCCCGTTTCTAACCATGCGACCAGTGTTGTCTCCACag CAGGACTTCACTACTCTGTGCCCTCCTGTCACTATGGAAATCAAACCTCTACCTATGGAGTGATGACAG GTAGCCTGACTCCTTGCCTCTATAAGTTCCCTGAGCATGCCCTGAGTGCCAGCTCTTGTGCCCTGGGCCACAGCTTCACACCAATGCACCAGACGCTCCTCAGTGATGATCCCACAGCTGCAGACTTCAAGCAGGAATTCCGCAGGAAAAGCAAGTCTGTGGAAGAGCCTGTCGACATGGATTCCCCTGAAATCAGGGAACTGGAGAAATTCGCTAATGAATTCAAACTGCGGAGAATTAAACTAG GTTATACACAAACCAACGttggtgaagcactggctgcTGTGCACGGCTCTGAATTCAGTCAAACTACCATTTGCCGCTTTGAGAACTTGCAGCTAAGCTTTAAGAATGCATGCAAACTGAAATCAATACTGTCCAAGTGGctggaagaagcagaacaagTGGGAG ctTTATACAATGAAAAAGTTGGCGTGaatgagaggaagaggaagcgCAGAACCACCATAAG TATTGCTGCCAAAGAAGCCCTGGAGAGGCACTTTGGAGAACAAAGCAAACCTTCTTCTCAGGAAATCATGAGGATGGCTGAGGGGCTTAATCTTGAGAAGGAAGTTGTGAGAGTTTGGTTTTGCAACAgaagacaaagggaaaaaagagtgaAGACAAGTCTGCATCAGAACGCCTTTAGCTCTATTATCAAGGAGCACCACGAGTGCCGGTAA
- the POU1F1 gene encoding pituitary-specific positive transcription factor 1 isoform X1: MTCQAFASSDNFVPLNSDSSPSLPLIMHHSAAECLPVSNHATSVVSTVPSVLSLIQTPKCSHLHFAMMTSGNVSAGLHYSVPSCHYGNQTSTYGVMTGSLTPCLYKFPEHALSASSCALGHSFTPMHQTLLSDDPTAADFKQEFRRKSKSVEEPVDMDSPEIRELEKFANEFKLRRIKLGYTQTNVGEALAAVHGSEFSQTTICRFENLQLSFKNACKLKSILSKWLEEAEQVGALYNEKVGVNERKRKRRTTISIAAKEALERHFGEQSKPSSQEIMRMAEGLNLEKEVVRVWFCNRRQREKRVKTSLHQNAFSSIIKEHHECR; this comes from the exons ATGACTTGCCAAGCATTTGCTTCATCCGACAATTTTGTACCCTTGAATTCTGACtcttctccctccctgcctctgATAATGCATCACAGCGCAGCAGAGTGCCTGCCCGTTTCTAACCATGCGACCAGTGTTGTCTCCACag TCCCGTCTGTTTTGTCTTTGATACAAACTCCTAAATGTTCCCATCTCCATTTTGCCATGATGACTTCGGGAAATGTGTCAGCAGGACTTCACTACTCTGTGCCCTCCTGTCACTATGGAAATCAAACCTCTACCTATGGAGTGATGACAG GTAGCCTGACTCCTTGCCTCTATAAGTTCCCTGAGCATGCCCTGAGTGCCAGCTCTTGTGCCCTGGGCCACAGCTTCACACCAATGCACCAGACGCTCCTCAGTGATGATCCCACAGCTGCAGACTTCAAGCAGGAATTCCGCAGGAAAAGCAAGTCTGTGGAAGAGCCTGTCGACATGGATTCCCCTGAAATCAGGGAACTGGAGAAATTCGCTAATGAATTCAAACTGCGGAGAATTAAACTAG GTTATACACAAACCAACGttggtgaagcactggctgcTGTGCACGGCTCTGAATTCAGTCAAACTACCATTTGCCGCTTTGAGAACTTGCAGCTAAGCTTTAAGAATGCATGCAAACTGAAATCAATACTGTCCAAGTGGctggaagaagcagaacaagTGGGAG ctTTATACAATGAAAAAGTTGGCGTGaatgagaggaagaggaagcgCAGAACCACCATAAG TATTGCTGCCAAAGAAGCCCTGGAGAGGCACTTTGGAGAACAAAGCAAACCTTCTTCTCAGGAAATCATGAGGATGGCTGAGGGGCTTAATCTTGAGAAGGAAGTTGTGAGAGTTTGGTTTTGCAACAgaagacaaagggaaaaaagagtgaAGACAAGTCTGCATCAGAACGCCTTTAGCTCTATTATCAAGGAGCACCACGAGTGCCGGTAA
- the POU1F1 gene encoding pituitary-specific positive transcription factor 1 (The RefSeq protein has 1 substitution compared to this genomic sequence): MYLESSCVFLPVPSVLSLIQTPKCSHLHFAMMTSGNVSAGLHYSVPSCHYGNQTSTYGVMTGIKPATPEMLSASLSQSRILQTCSMPHPNVVNGVSTLQSSLTPCLYKFPEHALSASSCALGHSFTPMHQTLLSDDPTAADFKQEFRRKSKSVEEPVDMDSPEIRELEKFANEFKLRRIKLGYTQTNVGEALAAVHGSEFSQTTICRFENSQLSFKNACKLKSILSKWLEEAEQVGALYNEKVGVNERKRKRRTTISIAAKEALERHFGEQSKPSSQEIMRMAEGLNLEKEVVRVWFCNRRQREKRVKTSLHQNAFSSIIKEHHECR; this comes from the exons ATGTATCTTGAATCCTCATGCGTTTTCTTACCAGTCCCGTCTGTTTTGTCTTTGATACAAACTCCTAAATGTTCCCATCTCCATTTTGCCATGATGACTTCGGGAAATGTGTCAGCAGGACTTCACTACTCTGTGCCCTCCTGTCACTATGGAAATCAAACCTCTACCTATGGAGTGATGACAG GCATCAAGCCTGCAACTCCAGAGATGCTATCAGCAAGTCTCTCCCAGAGTCGTATCTTACAGACATGCAGCATGCCACATCCCAATGTAGTAAATGGTGTCAGCACATTGCAAA GTAGCCTGACTCCTTGCCTCTATAAGTTCCCTGAGCATGCCCTGAGTGCCAGCTCTTGTGCCCTGGGCCACAGCTTCACACCAATGCACCAGACGCTCCTCAGTGATGATCCCACAGCTGCAGACTTCAAGCAGGAATTCCGCAGGAAAAGCAAGTCTGTGGAAGAGCCTGTCGACATGGATTCCCCTGAAATCAGGGAACTGGAGAAATTCGCTAATGAATTCAAACTGCGGAGAATTAAACTAG GTTATACACAAACCAACGttggtgaagcactggctgcTGTGCACGGCTCTGAATTCAGTCAAACTACCATTTGCCGCTTTGAGAACTTGCAGCTAAGCTTTAAGAATGCATGCAAACTGAAATCAATACTGTCCAAGTGGctggaagaagcagaacaagTGGGAG ctTTATACAATGAAAAAGTTGGCGTGaatgagaggaagaggaagcgCAGAACCACCATAAG TATTGCTGCCAAAGAAGCCCTGGAGAGGCACTTTGGAGAACAAAGCAAACCTTCTTCTCAGGAAATCATGAGGATGGCTGAGGGGCTTAATCTTGAGAAGGAAGTTGTGAGAGTTTGGTTTTGCAACAgaagacaaagggaaaaaagagtgaAGACAAGTCTGCATCAGAACGCCTTTAGCTCTATTATCAAGGAGCACCACGAGTGCCGGTAA